A genome region from Arachis duranensis cultivar V14167 chromosome 6, aradu.V14167.gnm2.J7QH, whole genome shotgun sequence includes the following:
- the LOC107492768 gene encoding uncharacterized protein LOC107492768 — MTDREGCIDNVPYDCIYDDGPLGFEKNNTDTIKKFVVQDSLEEVDIGNGDYPRPTYVSKMLPDDFKQEMVKILKEYCYCFAWDYAEMPGLNRELVEHQLPLKVNVKPVKQPPRRFTPEVVQKIKEEVERLLKAKFIRTARYVNWISNIVPVMKKNGKLRVCIDFRNLNSTTPKDKYSMSIADMLIDSTAGHEMLSFMDGYSSYNQIYIAEEDVSKTVFRCPVL, encoded by the coding sequence ATGACAGACAGAGAAGGGTGCATTGACAATGTACCTTATGATTGTATATATGATGATGGTCCTTtaggttttgaaaaaaataacactgacactataaaaaaatttgtggtGCAGGATTCTTTGGAGGAAGTAGATATTGGTAACGGTGATTATCCTAGACCAACATATGTGAGCAAGATGCTGCCTGATGATTTCAAACAAGAAATggtgaaaattttgaaggaaTATTGCTACTGTTTTGCATGGGATTATGCAGAGATGCCAGGCTTGAATCGTGAATTAGTAGAACATCAACTGCCATTGAAAGTCAATGTCAAACCTGTAAAGCAGCCACCAAGGAGATTTACTCCTGAAGTCGTGCAGAAGATTAAAGAAGAGGTTGAAAGGCTTCTTAAGGCTAAGTTTATAAGAACAGCAAGGTATGTCAACTGGATTTCTAATATTGTTCCTGTCATGAAAAAGAATGGAAAATTAAGGGTTTGCATtgattttagaaatttaaattctaCAACACCAAAAGATAAATATTCAATGTCTATAGCTGATATGTTGATAGATTCTACTGCTGGTCATGAAATGTTAAGTTTTATGGATGGATATTCAAGTTATAATCAAATATACATAGCTGAGGAAGATGTGTCAAAAACTGTATTTAGGTGTCCGGTGCTTTAG